Within the Salarias fasciatus chromosome 2, fSalaFa1.1, whole genome shotgun sequence genome, the region TCACTGCCACACTGTAATCACAACACATTTTCTGAGAGGCGCACGCTTTTACTGCCGCTAAAGCTCAGCAAGACCTGAAAGTTTAATGTGCTGTCAGTGGAATTTAACAGTTGGCGCCATTGAGGTCCCCGGTGGTACAGTTTTGTGACATTATTCTTTCACCACCATTGTTATCCTTCACAGAAAAGTCCCTGGCTGTGATGGGATGAACATaacactttcacagcagccACTGGACCTAACATCAAAAGTGGAAAGACATAGCTTCAGCTCTGACTTCAactttttctttagtttattcATCAAAGTCGGTTCCTCTTTACACAGTCATACCATCTGAAGCCGGCTCTCAGAGGTTTAATGAGGGTACTGCCTGCAGGCAAGAACTTTTTGGgggaaaataaagtaaatcaaGAGTCAGTATTAACAGTTGGAGTCCTCGCAGATTGAGTCATGGCAAGGCAAGAAGTGTCTAACCTCACTTGAAACTTATCAGCCATCCAAGCATCTTCTGGACTGATTCATCCACCTGATGGTCATGAGGGATCGGAGCCAGATCCAGGTGACTGTGGACAAAACAAGGTTGAGAAATTCACAGAAAGTCACTCACATCCACTTTGACAGGCTGTTTGGGGTCaattgcatgttttgtttttttgtttgtttgtttttttttttttatcttagaGTTCATGGAACCATTACATATTCAATTCTTAATGCATCAGGAGACAGTAGAGTGAAAATTAATTTGCCAGCAATCATgacaataaagaaatatttgGACCTAACGGGCATCAGACAGTGAGCGAGTTAAAGGATTGAATACTGGTTACACTTACTGTGAGGATAAAATAATGTTGTTCTCACTTACATTTAATCAAGGATGAGCTCCAGATACTAACCGGTTGAACTCAGGATAGTATCTATGGTTTAGCAAATATCTAATGGCTGGATATTGTATTGATAAATATGAAACTTTAACATCGTCAAGTGGTGACTCacatgaaaaacttcagaatgaAACGAATACTTGAAAGTAACATCTTTTCAGACCGTCCAACGCTTTCAAGGTAATCTGTCATTACCCGCTTCCTTCATGACTATGACAGTCATCAGGGGTGAAATTaaataatgcattaaaaaaaaaagaaaagatggattTGTCCTTGGTTTCATGGAAGCAAGCATTTCCTCTTTAGCACTAATGTGCAGGCTCTATTTAAAAGATGGCACATGTGTTCACCTTGATGAGCGTTAATGTGAAGCTGCTCAGTCAAAAGGCTTTCATCCGGCCATTTTGTCTCTTTAGAGCGAATCTGTCCaaaacctcttcatgacaccaATTATACGTGTTCTTTTGCCTCTAAGAGGGCACAATTTGAGGACGTGACGATGGTAGATTACAAACTGTTAATTACAGCCCACAGCTGTGGAAACAACCATTTCAGGGGCAGAATGGAAGGCGTTCACGGAGTCATGGACGCCGCGTGATTTGGACAAGTGAGCTCGTACACAGTTATTTGATGCCGAGGCCTGCGTGAATACATCATGATGCACAGAGAGGGAGCATCGCAGGGCGCGAACAAAGAGCACCTGAAGCCAGTGGGAGGAAAGCTTCAGTCTTTGATACAATCCCGGTGACCTGCAGCGAGATCCCAGCAGAGTCCTCTCGGCTGAGCAGCTTGAAGCGCCGGATCAGCTCCCGCCTTTTAAAGCTGCTCCCCAAGATGTCAGAACAAAGACTTAAAGAAAACCACATCTCTGACAGGAAGCTTAAGCAGTGCTCGATAAAAACAGAATGTAATTACCTGATTACCTGGATAAGATTAACTCACCAAAGCTGGGAttaattataatttagagaaaagaaaatttgttcaatagtgtttttttttttttttttttaatgaagattcCTGAAAGAACCTTCAATCTATTTTGTGGCTCAGTGTGGTATGAGATTTCCAAAGAAGTGCcatggatttgtttttgttttatcttcGTATGTGGTCTTAAGGTTCCTGAGCCTCTCTGACTGTCACTTACAATATTATCATTATGGAATTTGTCCTAAAAGACTTTTGAAGGTAGTCTTGGAAAATCTCATAAGAGAAAGGATTAAGCTACAATAAAGATATTTGTGGACTAAATTTACATTAAGATTAACtgaaagcagaaaagaaaactcaaatttttaacagtttttatccCACTTTAACTTTCCTAATACATTTACACCTCCTAGCCCACGTTGCTGCTGTTATGTTCATAAGTCCACTGAATCCgttttttaaataacaatcGAGCCTTTCAGCATGTGAATGTGTTCTTAATATTAACTTTATAAAGGTCTACTGCGGTGTTGCACGTAGATATTTCCTAGATACAGTAAACTGAATGCATATTGGCAGATCAAAAATGGGCAGAAATTAATTCAAAACCTTTCAGTACTGAAAGGTTTTGGAGAAACATGTCCTTCACTGAACTTCAGTAAATTCGCTGAAACTTTCTGATTCGTTCTCAGATTTTGATGGAATGTTGTTATTTTGCAGAGTGtgtctgaaaaatatttttttttatttattatttttttcttcctagaGTTTCccagtgcttctttttcttttttctttttcagtattTGCTTGTGACAGAAGACCACACAGCAAATGATGTTAGAAGGGAGGAACTTGAGCGCGCGCGGCGCTGCCTGGTTAAAACCGCAGCAGAGCGCAGCAAGAGTCACATCAGAGTTTGCCCTCAGAGATAAACATGACCGGGAAGGCACCGCTGCCACTTCAACCTGCCTTTACCGGATCCTGCttttagtctgttttttttttttttttttttttaaacacagtgGAGTCTTGCCCCCCGGTGCAGACCGAGAGGAGACGCGCGCCTGGAGAGAAGAGGGCGCAAGTTTGtggctgaagttttttttttggagcggCTGGAGTCCGGCTGGAGCGCGCGCGGCGCGGGACCTCACCATGAATTACACCGAGACGATTTGCAAAAACAACCAGACGGCCAACTTCACGGACCAGCCGTGTCTGAACTCGTCCGCCAAGCCGTACAGCCACATAGACATCACCACCTTCATGCACATCTTCCCCACCATCTACGGCGTGCTGTGCTCGGTGGGAGTCATCGCCAACGGGCTGGTCATCTACGCGGTGGCGGCGTGCAAGAAGAAGATGGTCTCGGACATCTACGTGCTGAACCTGGCGATAGCCGACATGCTCTTCCTGCTCGTGATGCCCTTCAACATCCACCAGCTGGTCAGGGACCGGCAGTGGGTGTTCGGAAACTTCATGTGCAaagcggtggtggtggtggacgtGAGCAACCAGTTCACCACGGTGGGGATCGTCACGGTGCTGTGCATCGACCGGTAAGTCCAACTTATTACCACTGGATCCACTCTCTCATCTTTAcaggattatttattttttcatgaaacTTTTGGGAAAATTCACTTTCCGTCACAGAAGACTAGATAAAGACGATAAATAGAGCAAAACTAGTTAATTTCAGTaaaactgttgcattattttgtgattttttttccccctcctcatTTCCAAACACAATGTTTTTGTATCCATTGCTTAAAAATAGCCAAGCCCATTGTGAAAATAAAggtcaaacccttttcaaaggAGCAATTACTGCACAATCTGAAATCTAGaaatgcagcactgaggtaaTCATCTGTGAAACAAGCCATGAAGACACAATGTTCCTGCAGCAGGAGTGATTTATGTGACTTGCTTATGGCCTGACCACATTCACAACAATTAGTCTGAAGGAGTCTTTACACCAAACATTGGAGAGATCACTAAGAGATCTGTATCAGATTTGTTCTCAGAGGGGAGATCTCACCTCTTTAGTGACACTCACATTTCTCTAGACTCATTAAATCAGCTAACTGTGCTCTGGTGAGCAGCTCTgcattgaaaatgaaatgatttcattGTTTCATATAAATTCACAGTATAATCCTCATTTTTAAAACCCTTATGTAATTATTATCATCATCTTTAGTTTCAAAATATCTGCTCCTCTCCTTTCTCCATCGctcttttttcatatttattattaaaaaaagggctgcaaaaaaagaacaacttgaaaaataaaagccttttaTCATCAAAGTGAgtacttttagaaaaaaaagtatttcaagaGCAGATGAAACTAAAATCTGTAATAtactcaaaataaaagaaaggtgATATTTCAATCGTTGAAACAGCAGAGCTGGATTTTATCAGTTTTGTAACTCTTGCAGAACAGagataaatgtgtttctggTTGAAACTGCAGATCAGAGCCTTCTATTTAAAAGTTCTCTCCTTCCAGTGCTATAAAGTCTAAGTCACATTTCTTTCCTCTGTCTGAATTCAACAAGTGGCGTCTGACTGAATCAGAGCATTTGTATCATCTTATTAGCATCATCCcatttctctctgctcctctttcagTAAATAACAACAGTGTGGTTGTAAACAGCGGAAGAAAAGTTATTACTACGCACTCCCTTTATCTCAGGGTGCTGtgtaatttttatttcatgggAGTTTTGTGGATATCAACATGACCCTGCTTCCAGCTCCTGGCACAATCaaatacagaataaaaaaaaaaaaaactaaaaacctAAATCACACCCCAGAAGCTAAGTGTTGGTGcttgtgtgctgtgtgttttgataGAGAAAAGTCTGCCAGCAGTGTTCACCTGTCAGCCGAGGTGGCAGCAAGAAACATGAATGTTTACACAGATCCAAGCCTGCATGTGCAGAAAGATAACTCTAACTTGATGAGCTCCTGTGGATGGTGCCAGGAACTTTTTGGCAAGCATAGCATTTATCTATGGATGGAGACAGAAGCAGATTCAGAAGGATGTCCTGGAGCGAGCTGCAGGTCAGACATAAATATAGAAACGGGGTGTGAAACATGTAAACGATGACCGGAAACACGGCATCTGCCTCACTTTGGGAGGAGTGGGGAAAAGTAACCattcttctccagctcctctgtaTTTAGAAAGTCACTTTGTCTCTCATTATTCTCTTTATTGTATGACAGTTCCACGCACTTCAGCAAAGTTTCTTATATACAGTGAAACTCTAAAGAGATCCATTCTGTCCTCTAGGTACATCGCCATCGTCCATCCCAGCTCGGATAAACGGACGGTGCAGTGGACCATGATCATCAACCTGCTGGTGTGGCTGGGCAGCTTCCTCCTCACCGTCCCGGTCATGATGTACGCCAAGGTGGTGCGCCGGCAACACATGGAGGTGTGCATGATGTACCTGGACGGACCCGAGGACATGTACTGGTACACCCTCTACCAGTCCATCCTGGGCTTCATCATCcccctcatcatcatcagcacctTCTACTCGCTCACCCTCTACCACGTCTTCAGCTCCATCCGGCGGGTGAAGCGCAAGCAGTCCGTCTGGGCCAAACGGGCCACCAAGATGGTCCTGATGGTCATCGCGCTGTTCCTCATCTGCTGGCTGCCCTACCACGTCATCCAGGTGATCAACCTGAGCAACAACACGCCCACCATCACCTTCATCTACGCCTACAACATCAGCATCTGCCTCAGCTACTCCCACAGCTGCATCAACCCCCTCATGCTGCTGATCTTCGCCCAGAACTACCGCGAGCGGCTCTGCCGGCGGAACGCGCTGTACAACTCCCAGCACTCGTCCAAGGTCACGGTGGTCAAAACCGACGGTTCCAGCATGATAAACGACGTCAGCAACCGCTGCACCGCCATCTAACCACGGCCAGAACCTTCTATATGTACTGTACACGTGTGAAAGTGTTGCTGCTTGTCCACAAAAGAAGTGGCCCGTTGCCACCAGTCGTGTCGCGTTCCCCAGCTGGGGAAGGTAAGTAAATAAGACGGATTTGACTGATGCCTGAGCAGCATACCCAACTGCTAATGAAAGAGGCAAAAACCGCAGGTAATTTGGCTCCTTTCCTCCGTCAGACTCGGAGCTTTCATTAACCTTTATCAACCGCGGGATAGAGCCGGTCCCACGCTGTTCGCTGACAacagcgcggcgcggcgcggctcGTGGGATCTGTCACTGTCAAACACAAGTACATTCGAGAGTGTGAAATGTTGTGGAGTCTTTCATGGGGTGTGAGTGGGAGCACCAGCCAACATCCCGGGGGCTCATGATGAAATTTTAAATCCTCTACAAGTGGCTGCGCGAGTCACTGgatggagactttctgcatCGCACTTTCTTCAGTCTGATCAGAGGCGAACGGCTTCCGGAACGCAACGATCGGGAGGACTTTCCAACAAGGAACATACGGAATAAGGGCTCATGATGTGTGTCTCAAGGCTTCAGGAACAGTTTGTCAGTATTTCATAGATCACTCCTGaatagtttgtctttttttttttttcttctttcttttttttttactttccaaCAATTCTATAAATTTACGTGGTTTTCAGTCTGCATTTATTGGAGAAAGCATGTTAATATTTATGGGTTTGTTGCACAAATGTCTGAAAGTGATTCCACGTGAGGCAACTGAATCTTTAAATCAGTGTATTTAGGTTTGGTACATTATTTAGTAGCCATCTCTAAAACATTAGGCTCTCAGATTAAGGTAACTGGGGATGGTGTCAAGAAAGAGAAAGCAATTTAAAAATGATAGATATAATGTGACACTCAGTTATCAGGAAAGTGTTTTAATTGTCAGTTCACTCAGTTGTTTATGTCTTATGAGTCCACCAGTGGTCTCAGAACTGGGATTTCCTAACTCAGAGTGACAGCAGAAACACGTCGTGCTGTTCCAGTCGGTTGCAACATCAAAagtcaataagaaaaaaaaaacattattttttccTGACAGGAAAGTTAACTTTTGCTGGCGTTTTCTCAGTATCAACTAAAACATCTGCTGTATTTCATTCATGAACTCTAAATGATAGATGAAGCCAAAGGGGTGGAGTTGTTTACGTCTGGGGACGGCTGGGATACACTGAACCTTCTGACTGTTGTAAAGCTGTATTATGACTACCTGTGAATGCTCAACAAGCTGATCGTGTAGCTGAACAGAAGCTCACTGGCGAAATGTGGTTTTTCATGAGTGTCACTCCTGAAAACAAAAGAtgttttttgatgaacaaactctttttttttttttttttttttgcaacatttcCTTCAGCAGAACAGCcaaactgtttgttttgggcTGAGGTTGCAGGAAAACATGCTGTTAAACACCCTTGACAGCTTTTTGCCCAAGGTCTCACCAAAACGCAGACAAACATTAATCCTTCACATTGTGTGGGATGCTgcacctgttttctttttttctttatctctaAGCCTTCAGAGTACACAGCCCGGCTCTGCCCTGTCATCATGCAGAGGTCAAAGAATTACTCTAATatccataaataaataagtaaaatgtGCAGCTGAACACAGACAGGTCTGATTTGTTCAGATCTGATCCAGATGCTGCGGTTTTCTTATTGACTGAGGCAGTGATGTTTGTCTTAACTCGTGGTCTTATTCTGCTGTCCTGTGATATGTACATTTGATATCTTATATCAGATTGTGGCTTCGATGTGTTTTGGTGATAAGCTGTGCTTTTATGAAGGACTGGGAACGCAGACACTGCAACACGGACGAGACGACGAATCCCGCACGAGGAGACGATAACAGCCGCACGCCGCCGTCACTTGATTTTTGCTGTCGCAAATACACGATGGAAAGAAATGGACAAGTTATGCCGAGATTTTGTTTTGTCACTGGGTGTTTTGGTAGTTTTGACTGTTACTGAGGAATGAGTCAGGGTCCATCTGCTGGTTAATGGAACATCAGTAACTAATTTCCCCATAACTCTGAAGTGAGCTTCATGCACCTTGTTGCATGAAGATGACTGACGAGGTAACAGCCTGGGATCAGTGACTCATTCGCCCCGATTCATTATTATGTGAGACAAGATGATCATTCTTCTTACTTCGCTGGTCATTACCTTTAAAAGCAGCCACTGTGCAGCAGAAAAACTCATAACAAGCCATCTTATCACCAGGCCTCAATCATTAGTTGCTTTTTTAGTGCATGGACAGCTAGTGACACATGCATAATGTGTTGAAGGCTTTAATATAAAACAAGCTGTACAGGAGCTGATGAATTTCATTGTGCATTTTCCGACTTCTACACAGAAGCCTAGTGGCTGCATGTTCATGTCAAACAGAGGAGCCAAAATGCTTATGAGGACAGCAGAAGACCTGCTGAACTTGTGATTGGTTATAACTTCATGATTACCTGATCAAAACAGATCAAACATGGCGTTTGCTGCCAGAAGAATGTCAATTTAATAAGCAATCACATGTTGCTTACTGATTTAATTCAACAGAATTTGCTGGGTTCTAGGAAAATGGAGAGAGTGCATTTGTTTCTAATAGGTCGTTAAATCTCTGACCCGTTCCTCAGTAGATACGCTCACTCTTTGTATACTGTATTGTGAAGCCAGATCAACGTTATGTGTCACAGAGTGTTTCTTGTACACGGCTCACCTCATCATGTTTGCCATGTTAATGTTGTAATACTATTAGTGAATTTGGCTCTTGGCTTTGTTGTGTACCTCAGGGTTTATTTGTTGGCTCTCTGCTGTTTGGCTGTATGCCACCACATGTAATCTTTATACATGGACAATACacctttatgcagatgacatttaaatttatttCTCCATTGGCCTTGCGAAGAAAAATCAATAAGTC harbors:
- the mchr2b gene encoding melanin concentrating hormone receptor 2b is translated as MNYTETICKNNQTANFTDQPCLNSSAKPYSHIDITTFMHIFPTIYGVLCSVGVIANGLVIYAVAACKKKMVSDIYVLNLAIADMLFLLVMPFNIHQLVRDRQWVFGNFMCKAVVVVDVSNQFTTVGIVTVLCIDRYIAIVHPSSDKRTVQWTMIINLLVWLGSFLLTVPVMMYAKVVRRQHMEVCMMYLDGPEDMYWYTLYQSILGFIIPLIIISTFYSLTLYHVFSSIRRVKRKQSVWAKRATKMVLMVIALFLICWLPYHVIQVINLSNNTPTITFIYAYNISICLSYSHSCINPLMLLIFAQNYRERLCRRNALYNSQHSSKVTVVKTDGSSMINDVSNRCTAI